The following are encoded together in the Labrus mixtus chromosome 2, fLabMix1.1, whole genome shotgun sequence genome:
- the si:dkey-93h22.7 gene encoding Fc receptor-like protein 5, which produces MFASVLLITLGLCYCSQESIQSFLGRPQLFSPPEALLRSVVDIECKLNNYPKNESILLQLYKEGNRERLFAEYTALAGETATFPIFIREYHEGNLECVAKAQNNSKIEPTVSYTRHLRVVVPVKGAQVFVNSGRVEFFEGKTLELHCKLIAGNHVSYTWLLNGQPVSQSPHHRAAGEQLLITGTTAQDSGSYMCVATNTFNGTDVFTSNSSEVLITVKDVVSHPDISFSVLKEDSHNYSAVVTCQSTNGTLPVTFSLYNRTELVANTTVGERNAEFKVPLVLGQHLGWLQCQANNGDEIAFSEWIPLEVVPVGGPVTMHYDTDVGENYAVIGLRLYCKAAKGTHPLYQWFLNETLLHDRGSFYYVVHQPPEQSVLLLSVGTSSTGTYHCEVSDSFDNTTAISSTRRYLDKEVLNRLPFLVVAVVFGSFTFLVLLVSVCCWVGVVFRRRQFGETSMVNLEMVRMKPAYEGGLDLSDYDEGVDLMRAARGEEFDQGSEVSVDEWPQIVRVKKTLEDEAVEES; this is translated from the exons ATGTTTGCTTCTGTCCTTCTGATCACACTGG GGCTGTGCTACTGTAGCCAGGAGAGCA ttcagtcatttttggGGCGTCCACAACTGTTCAGCCCCCCCGAGGCTCTGCTGAGAAGTGTTGTAGATATTGAATGTAAACTTAACAACTACCCCAAAAATGAATCCATCCTGCTGCAGTTATATAA GGAGGGGAACCGTGAGAGGCTTTTTGCTGAATACACCGCTCTGGCAGGGGAGACTGCGACCTTTCCCATATTCATCAGAGAGTACCATGAGGGAAACCTGGAGTGTGTGGCCAAAGCCCAGAACAACTCCAAGATTGAGCCCACGGTCAGCTACACACGCCACCTGAGAGTTGTTG TACCGGTGAAAGGCGCACAGGTTTTTGTCAATTCTGGTCGCGTGGAGTTCTTTGAGGGGAAGACTTTGGAGCTACACTGTAAACTTATTGCAGGAAATCACGTTTCCTACACCTGGCTGCTGAACGGTCAGCCTGTCTCTCAGTCGCCtcatcacagagctgcaggagaacaACTCCTGATCACCGG AACAACCGCTCAAGACAGCGGGTCGTACATGTGTGTGGCCACCAACACCTTCAATGGCACAGATGTCTTCACCTCCAACAGCTCTGAAGTCCTGATTACAGTGAAAG ACGTGGTGTCCCACCCCGACATCTCCTTCAGCGTGTTAAAGGAGGATTCCCACAACTATTCTGCTGTGGTAACCTGTCAGTCAACGAACGGTACTCTGCCTGTCACCTTTTCACTTTATAACAGGACTGAACTGGTTGCTAATACAACCGTTGGCGAAAGAAATGCAGAATTTAAGGTCCCCTTGGTCTTGGGCCAACATTTGGGATGGCTTCAGTGCCAGGCTAACAATGGAGACGAGATCGCATTCAGTGAATGGATTCCTCTGGAAGTTG TCCCCGTTGGAGGGCCTGTGACGATGCACTACGACACTGACGTTGGAGAAAACTACGCTGTGATCGGCCTGAGGCTCTACTGCAAGGCTGCAAAGGGAACCCATCCTCTGTACCAATGGTTCCTCAATGAAACCCTCCTACATGACCGAGGAAGCTTTTACTATGTGGTGCACCAGCCTCCAGAGCAGTCCGTTCTTCTGCTCTCTGTGGGGACGAGCAGCACTGGGACGTACCACTGTGAGGTGTCTGACAGCTTTGATAACACCACCGCCATTAGCAGCACGAGGAGGTATCTGGATAAAGAAGTTCTGAATCGTCTCCCCTTCCTGGTTGTGGCCGTTGTCTTTGGAAGTTTTACATTTCTGGTTCTCCTGgtctctgtttgttgttggGTTGGAGTAGTGTTCA ggCGAAGGCAGTTTGGTGAGACGTCTAT GGTGAACTTGGAGATGGTGAGAATGAAACCTGCATATGAAGGAGGGCTG GATCTGTCAGATTACGATGAGGGTGTGGATTTGATGAGGGCAGCCAGAGGAGAAGAATTTGATCAG GGTTCTGAAGTCTCAGTAGATGAATGGCCCCAAATTGTGAGAGTGAAGAAGACTTTGGAGGATGAAGCAGTGGAGGAGTCCTGA
- the syngr2b gene encoding synaptogyrin-2b: MEETGGATAYGASLAGGGFDVNKFVRQPQTIVRFLSWIFALVVFASITTEGYINSPHDPDAKCIFNQNDSACHYAIGIGVIAFLACVGFLVLDVYVPYMSNAQERKYAVMADLGFSGAWTFLWFVCFCLLASQWGKTHEIGAVPVDAARATVAFCFFSIATWGILTYFALGRFRRGVNEVTIPTYAEPTADLHTPYPPTYAPTSYNPTTYTPTTYTGYPGSVPDMHPQPPFTPQPQPQGDIGYQPPNY, encoded by the exons ATGGAGGAGACGGGCGGTGCTACAGCGTACGGGGCTTCGCTCGCTGGAGGAGGCTTCGACGTCAACAAGTTTGTCCGACAACCGCAAACTATCGTGCGATTTCTTAGCTGG ATATTTGCTTTGGTGGTGTTCGCCTCCATCACAACAGAGGGATACATCAACTCTCCCCATGATCCGGATGCAAAGTGCATCTTCAACCAGAACGACTCGGCGTGTCACTACGCTATTGGCATCGGGGTGATCGCCTTCCTGGCGTGTGTGGGCTTCCTGGTGTTGGATGTTTACGTGCCTTATATGAGCAATGCACAGGAGAGGAAGTATGCTGTCATGGCCGACCTGGGATTCTCAG GGGCGTGGACCTTcctgtggtttgtgtgtttctgcctgtTGGCCAGTCAGTGGGGTAAAACTCATGAAATCGGAGCAGTACCAGTGGATGCTGCACGTGCTACAGTGGCCTTCTGTTTCTTCTCCATCGCAACATGG GGAATCCTGACCTACTTCGCACTGGGCCGTTTCCGCCGAGGCGTGAATGAAGTCACAATCCCGACGTACGCGGAGCCAACGGCAGATCTCCATACCCCCTACCCTCCAACCTACGCCCCCACCTCCTACAACCCCACCACATACACCCCCACCACATACACAGGTTATCCAGGCAGTGTGCCCGACATGCACCCACAGCCTCCCTTCACCCCACAGCCCCAGCCACAGGGAGACATCGGCTACCAGCCGCCAAACTACTGA
- the tk1 gene encoding thymidine kinase, cytosolic, translated as MDCMDSPRVFPNSPRKARGQIQVIFGPMFSGKSTELMRRVRRFQIAQYNCLVIKYAKDTRYSDDGMATHDKNTMAAVPANCLADVRPLALKACVIGIDEGQFFPDTVDFCEEMANLGKTVIVAALDGTFQRQPFGNILNLVPLAESIVKLHAVCMQCYKEAAYTKRIGAEKEVEVIGGADKYQAVCRKCYGGLMCDKENCAPLRDETPNNVHSTKLVDPGCPRKLFSSLHL; from the exons atGGACTGTATGGATTCTCCAAGAGTATTTCCAAACTCCCCAAGGAAAGCACGGGGACAGATTCAG GTCATCTTTGGGCCGATGTTTTCGGGGAAAAG CACTGAATTAATGCGAAGAGTACGTCGTTTCCAGATAGCTCAGTACAACTGCTTGGTGATCAAATATGCCAAGGATACACGATATTCTGATGACGGCATGGCAACACATGACAA AAACACAATGGCAGCTGTACCAGCCAACTGTCTGGCAGATGTGCGTCCTCTGGCATTGAAAGCATGTGTTATTGGAATTGATGAAGGACAGTTT TTTCCAGACACGGTGGACTTTTGTGAGGAGATGGCTAATTTAGGGAAGACGGTCATCGTAGCTGCTTTGGATGGAACCTTCCAGAGACAG CCGTTTGGAAACATCCTGAATCTGGTTCCTCTGGCCGAGAGTATAGTGAAGCTGCACGCTGTCTGCATGCAGTGTTACAAAGAAGCTGCCTACACCAAGAGGATAGGAGCCGAGAAGGAG GTGGAAGTGATCGGTGGAGCTGACAAGTATCAGGCGGTGTGTAGAAAGTGTTATGGAGGACTGATGTGCGACAAAGAGAACTGCGCCCCCCTCAGGGACGAAACTCCAAATAATGTCCATTCAACTAAACTCGTCGACCCCGGGTGTCCCAGGaagcttttctcctctctccatctctga